A single genomic interval of Nonomuraea rubra harbors:
- a CDS encoding endonuclease/exonuclease/phosphatase family protein has product MTAPLRALLGPVRRARRADGTRAGMPGRGDVSRASPVRRRVPLVLCAAIAWLAFVVLHRALSGRVWWWQGPELVPPLAFAAVPVVLLAAALAVARRARRVAAVVTLASAALGGGLSGLDLAAPWHHAAPAPPGAIKVFSWNTWYWDQPVSAMMPPPTGTPARDADAFYRHLRAQDADVLLLQEYVYFGPDSRPIKVDDLDRLRREFPGYHIAAASEMVTLSRFPILLERGIEGAPAPAGSGWPDFHAVKTLRTDLRVGSGTVSFYNSHINSPVAQGGLSRDQHEARDANLRALAADIRANPLPAFLAGDFNASPAMGILRLVPQRMVDASPALRSLYPATWDERRPLLSLWRIDWAYTTPELAVHEYRLVRSNGLSDHSGQRLVVSLSR; this is encoded by the coding sequence GTGACGGCTCCGCTGCGGGCGCTGCTCGGCCCGGTCCGCCGGGCGCGCAGAGCCGACGGCACCCGGGCGGGCATGCCGGGGCGTGGCGATGTGTCGCGCGCGTCTCCGGTGCGACGCAGGGTCCCGCTGGTGTTGTGCGCGGCGATCGCCTGGCTGGCGTTCGTGGTGCTGCACCGGGCCCTGTCCGGGCGGGTGTGGTGGTGGCAGGGCCCCGAGCTCGTCCCGCCGCTGGCGTTCGCGGCGGTCCCCGTCGTGCTGCTCGCCGCGGCCCTGGCGGTGGCGCGCCGGGCACGCCGGGTGGCCGCCGTCGTGACGCTGGCGTCCGCGGCGCTGGGCGGGGGACTGAGCGGGCTCGATCTCGCCGCCCCGTGGCACCACGCCGCTCCGGCGCCGCCGGGCGCGATCAAGGTGTTCTCGTGGAACACCTGGTACTGGGACCAGCCGGTGAGCGCCATGATGCCCCCGCCCACCGGCACGCCCGCGCGGGACGCCGACGCCTTCTACCGCCACCTCCGGGCCCAGGACGCCGACGTGCTGCTGCTGCAGGAGTACGTCTACTTCGGCCCGGACTCCCGGCCGATCAAGGTCGACGACCTGGACCGGCTGCGCAGGGAGTTCCCCGGGTACCACATCGCCGCCGCGAGCGAGATGGTGACGCTGTCACGCTTCCCCATCCTCCTGGAGCGCGGCATCGAGGGCGCGCCGGCCCCGGCGGGCTCCGGCTGGCCGGACTTCCACGCGGTGAAGACGCTGCGCACGGACCTGCGCGTCGGAAGCGGGACCGTCTCGTTCTACAACTCCCACATCAACTCGCCCGTCGCCCAGGGCGGCCTCAGCCGCGACCAGCACGAGGCACGCGACGCCAACCTGCGCGCGCTCGCCGCCGACATCAGGGCGAACCCGCTGCCCGCCTTTCTGGCCGGCGACTTCAACGCCTCGCCCGCCATGGGCATCCTGCGCCTGGTGCCGCAGCGGATGGTCGACGCCTCCCCGGCCCTGCGCTCGCTCTACCCCGCCACCTGGGACGAACGGCGGCCCCTGCTGTCGCTGTGGCGGATCGACTGGGCGTACACCACGCCGGAGCTCGCCGTGCACGAGTACCGGCTGGTCCGCTCGAACGGCCTGTCCGACCACAGCGGGCAGCGGCTGGTCGTCTCGCTCAGCCGGTGA
- a CDS encoding AfsR/SARP family transcriptional regulator has protein sequence MDFKILGPIEVRTSLGRPIALGRRKQRVLLAALLLNTGKAIPSRRMLDWLWGERAPATAESNLYTYISALRKVLGSPSRIEAGSNGYMLRVTPGEVDVTLFEDLAAQGQLALSAGRHDVALERLTRALCLWRGESVLEELPLPATLRCEAARLERLRATVVDASLEARLALGLHGEVLADLEALTRRDPLNERLRAQLMLALYRCGRRADALTVYQSARMTLAAEIGIDPGPDLVRMHQRILADDPALTPPPVVAARRTPAELPIGSAAFTGRTTEISRLRTMLITGSGTTAISAITGAAGVGKSALAVHVAHQVAGHFPDGRLYVDLHGSTPGVAPLNPADVLARLLRSLGDGTVAGSGGRFDVDEAAARFRSLTDGRHLLLLLDNARDAAQVRPLLPASPTCRVLVTARRMLTSLDAASHFRLGVMAEDETATLLGRLIGEERVAAEQRAARAIVRLCAGLPLAIRIAAARLIARPGLSLRALADRLAVEDHRLSELQADDQAVRAYFMMSYRSLDAESSRLFRLLSLLGGGAISVAAAAALADRPEPRTADLLDHLVEAQLLESCGHERYRMHDLLCLFARERAREEDTEEDQAQAARRARPEGRTLLPPPSVQPVTYMTVRG, from the coding sequence ATGGATTTCAAGATCCTCGGTCCGATCGAGGTTCGAACCTCTCTCGGGAGACCTATCGCGCTCGGCCGCCGAAAACAGCGCGTGCTGCTGGCCGCCCTGCTGCTCAACACGGGAAAGGCGATCCCCAGCCGGCGCATGCTCGACTGGCTGTGGGGCGAGCGCGCCCCGGCCACCGCGGAGTCGAACCTCTACACCTACATCTCAGCGCTGCGCAAGGTGCTCGGCTCCCCCTCCCGCATCGAGGCGGGCTCCAACGGGTACATGCTGCGCGTCACCCCGGGCGAGGTCGACGTCACGCTGTTCGAGGACCTCGCCGCGCAGGGGCAGCTGGCGCTGTCCGCCGGGCGCCACGACGTCGCGCTCGAACGGCTGACCCGGGCCCTGTGCCTGTGGCGCGGCGAGTCCGTCCTGGAGGAGCTGCCCTTACCGGCGACGCTGCGCTGCGAGGCGGCGCGGCTGGAGCGGCTGCGGGCGACCGTCGTGGACGCCTCGCTGGAGGCCAGGCTGGCGCTCGGCCTGCACGGCGAGGTGCTCGCCGACCTGGAGGCACTGACCCGCAGGGATCCGCTGAACGAGCGGCTCAGGGCCCAGCTCATGCTGGCCCTGTACCGGTGCGGCCGCAGGGCCGACGCGCTGACCGTCTATCAGAGCGCGCGGATGACGCTGGCCGCGGAGATCGGCATCGACCCCGGCCCCGACCTGGTCCGGATGCACCAGCGCATCCTCGCCGACGACCCCGCGCTGACGCCGCCGCCGGTGGTCGCGGCCCGCAGGACCCCGGCCGAGCTGCCCATCGGCTCGGCCGCCTTCACCGGCCGGACCACCGAGATCTCCCGCCTGCGTACGATGCTGATCACCGGCTCCGGCACGACCGCCATCTCGGCGATCACGGGCGCCGCGGGGGTCGGCAAGTCGGCGCTGGCCGTGCACGTCGCCCACCAGGTCGCGGGCCACTTCCCGGACGGCCGGCTGTACGTGGACCTGCACGGCTCCACCCCCGGCGTCGCGCCGCTGAACCCGGCCGACGTGCTGGCCCGGCTGCTGCGCTCGCTCGGCGACGGCACGGTCGCGGGATCCGGCGGGCGGTTCGACGTGGACGAGGCCGCGGCCCGCTTCCGTTCGCTGACCGACGGCAGGCACCTGCTGCTCCTGCTCGACAACGCCCGCGACGCCGCGCAGGTGCGCCCGCTGCTGCCCGCGAGCCCCACCTGCCGCGTGCTGGTCACGGCGCGCCGGATGCTCACCTCCCTGGACGCCGCGTCGCACTTTCGCCTCGGCGTCATGGCCGAGGACGAGACCGCCACGCTGCTCGGCCGCCTGATCGGGGAGGAGCGTGTGGCCGCCGAGCAGCGGGCGGCGCGGGCGATCGTGCGGCTGTGCGCCGGGCTGCCGCTGGCGATCAGGATCGCCGCCGCCCGGCTGATCGCCCGGCCGGGGCTGTCGCTGCGCGCCCTGGCCGACCGGCTGGCGGTCGAGGACCACCGCCTGTCCGAGCTGCAGGCCGACGACCAGGCCGTACGGGCGTACTTCATGATGAGCTACCGGAGCCTGGACGCCGAGTCGTCCCGGCTGTTCCGGCTGCTGAGCCTGCTCGGCGGCGGCGCCATCAGCGTCGCGGCCGCCGCCGCCCTGGCCGACCGGCCAGAGCCGCGCACCGCGGACCTGCTGGACCACCTCGTGGAAGCCCAGTTGCTGGAGTCGTGCGGCCACGAGCGCTACCGCATGCACGACCTGCTCTGCCTGTTCGCCCGCGAGCGGGCCAGGGAGGAGGACACCGAGGAGGACCAGGCGCAGGCCGCCCGCCGGGCCCGGCCAGAGGGCCGCACGCTGCTTCCTCCTCCGTCCGTCCAGCCGGTCACCTATATGACGGTCAGGGGCTGA
- a CDS encoding aspartate aminotransferase family protein — MYRKYVSRSQVNLMTSFGFGRELVESAEGARIRTRGGREVLDVTGGVGVLNHGHNHPRILEARRRFADRRRMEVHKAFFSPYVAALSHNIAELLPGDLNISYFPNSGAEANEGAVKMAYKYHGGRRNTILRSDISFHGKTLGAGSLTGSSENSFRFPGLPGIVVHPYGDLEAVRAAVEAARTPDGGCDVYAIMAEPFSASSMRCWAESDLYELRRLCDANDIMLIFDEVYTGWGKTGSLFYFMRYPDLLPDILVYSKSLGGGKASIAGYTARERVFRKAYDRLSDVILHSTTYYGFGEETATAIEAVNIVVEDDYPARARQIERILGPGLQNIHKRHPDVVGRVSGVGALWGVFLSGGPKVLDLAARLAPGFSGDPQFRTKLIALSVIADLYREHGIVSYYSPNADNPLVVAPTLAIEPEDVEYFLDSLDRTLAKGLPRLLAGFVREKVGSRWPAGS, encoded by the coding sequence TTGTACAGAAAGTACGTCAGCCGCAGCCAGGTCAACCTCATGACCTCCTTCGGCTTCGGCCGGGAACTCGTCGAGAGCGCCGAGGGCGCCCGGATCAGGACCCGCGGCGGCCGGGAGGTCCTTGACGTCACGGGCGGGGTGGGCGTACTGAACCACGGCCACAACCACCCCCGCATCCTGGAGGCCCGGCGCCGCTTCGCCGACCGCCGGCGCATGGAGGTGCACAAGGCGTTCTTCTCGCCGTACGTGGCCGCGCTCAGCCACAACATCGCCGAGCTGCTGCCGGGCGACCTGAACATCTCCTACTTCCCGAACTCCGGCGCCGAGGCGAACGAGGGCGCCGTCAAGATGGCGTACAAGTACCACGGAGGGCGCCGCAACACCATCCTCCGCTCCGACATCAGCTTCCACGGCAAGACCCTGGGCGCCGGCAGCCTGACCGGGTCGTCGGAGAACTCCTTCCGCTTCCCCGGCCTGCCCGGCATCGTCGTCCACCCGTACGGCGACCTCGAGGCCGTCCGCGCGGCCGTCGAGGCGGCCCGCACTCCGGACGGCGGCTGCGACGTCTACGCGATCATGGCGGAGCCGTTCAGCGCGTCGAGCATGCGCTGCTGGGCGGAGAGCGACCTGTACGAGCTGCGGCGGCTCTGCGACGCCAACGACATCATGCTGATCTTCGACGAGGTCTACACGGGCTGGGGCAAGACAGGCAGCCTCTTCTACTTCATGCGCTACCCCGACCTGCTGCCCGACATCCTCGTCTACTCCAAGTCCCTCGGCGGCGGCAAGGCGTCGATCGCCGGGTACACCGCCCGCGAGCGGGTCTTCCGCAAGGCGTACGACCGGCTGTCGGACGTCATCCTGCACAGCACCACCTACTACGGCTTCGGCGAGGAGACCGCCACCGCCATCGAGGCCGTCAACATCGTCGTCGAGGACGACTACCCCGCCAGAGCACGCCAGATCGAGCGCATCCTGGGCCCCGGCCTGCAGAACATCCACAAGCGCCACCCCGACGTGGTCGGCCGGGTGAGCGGGGTGGGCGCGCTGTGGGGCGTGTTCCTCAGCGGCGGGCCCAAGGTGCTCGACCTGGCCGCCAGGCTCGCGCCCGGCTTCTCCGGCGACCCGCAGTTCCGCACCAAGCTGATCGCGCTCTCGGTCATCGCCGACCTCTACCGCGAGCACGGCATCGTCTCCTACTACAGCCCGAACGCCGACAATCCCCTCGTCGTCGCGCCGACCCTGGCCATCGAGCCGGAGGACGTCGAGTACTTCCTGGACAGCCTCGACAGGACGCTGGCCAAGGGGCTGCCGCGGCTGCTCGCCGGGTTCGTGCGGGAGAAGGTGGGGTCGCGATGGCCCGCCGGGTCGTAG
- a CDS encoding glycosyltransferase family 2 protein, with product MRPLVSVIVPNYNYARTLELCLSALERQTYPRIEVIVVDDRSTDDSVAVAHRHGVRVVVTDTNIGAPAARNLGAGHARGEVLFFLDSDLALAEDVVEHAVDLLTADPTLGVVCGTYDPEPLIPDSLVERYRSLQLHYWISGDEGEISTIYSALFAMRAEVFREVGPLNPALRHSENAEYGHRVTQRYRIVLDNRIRGRHDHDDRLKVVLSKFFHRARLHIPLYLRRPDFNGGPANSSRGWGSLAALFAVLAAPLPVLLGPAWLAAPIGLLAGSIAADLGMYRFVLRYAGAPFTLYFTAVHFLVNVTVAVAVFAGAAQCVVSSRFRRTYDLPAEV from the coding sequence ATGAGGCCGCTGGTCTCGGTGATCGTGCCGAACTACAACTACGCCCGCACCCTGGAGCTGTGCCTGAGCGCGCTGGAGCGGCAGACGTACCCGCGCATCGAGGTGATCGTCGTCGACGACCGCAGCACCGACGACTCCGTGGCCGTCGCCCACCGGCACGGCGTGCGGGTCGTGGTCACCGACACCAACATCGGCGCCCCGGCGGCCCGCAACCTCGGCGCCGGGCACGCCCGCGGCGAGGTGCTGTTCTTCCTCGACTCCGACCTGGCGCTGGCCGAGGACGTGGTCGAGCACGCGGTGGACCTGCTCACCGCCGACCCCACCCTGGGGGTGGTGTGCGGCACCTACGACCCCGAGCCGCTGATCCCCGACAGCCTCGTGGAGCGCTACCGCAGCCTCCAGCTGCACTACTGGATCTCCGGCGACGAGGGCGAGATCAGCACGATCTACTCCGCGCTGTTCGCCATGCGGGCGGAGGTCTTCCGCGAGGTGGGCCCGCTGAACCCCGCCCTGCGCCACAGCGAGAACGCCGAGTACGGCCACCGCGTCACCCAGCGGTACCGCATCGTGCTCGACAACCGGATCAGGGGCAGGCACGACCACGACGACCGGCTCAAGGTGGTGCTGTCGAAGTTCTTCCACCGCGCCCGCCTGCACATCCCGCTGTACCTGCGCCGCCCGGACTTCAACGGCGGCCCGGCCAACAGCAGCCGCGGCTGGGGCTCGCTCGCCGCCCTGTTCGCCGTGCTCGCCGCGCCGCTGCCGGTCCTGCTCGGCCCCGCCTGGCTGGCGGCGCCGATCGGGTTGCTGGCCGGCTCCATCGCGGCGGACCTGGGCATGTACCGCTTCGTCCTGCGGTACGCCGGCGCGCCCTTCACCCTGTACTTCACCGCGGTGCACTTCCTGGTGAACGTCACCGTCGCGGTGGCGGTGTTCGCCGGGGCCGCCCAGTGCGTGGTGTCCAGCAGGTTCAGGCGCACCTACGACCTTCCCGCGGAGGTGTGA
- a CDS encoding NAD-dependent epimerase/dehydratase family protein → MARRVVVTGSAGMLGGHLARRLVLDGHDVLGVDVRPQPDPLLAAGHRTGDVRDLPLMTEAMAGADAVVHCAGALPSYPAEQIHDLIVTGTGTVLEAGRRAGVERLVHISSTAVYGLPSLVPTPEDHPRAPVDPYTRAKAEAEELAERYRAGGMCVPVLRPKTFLGPGRMGLFAMLFEWAEEGRNFPVLGRGDKRIQMFAIEDLVDAVALVLDAPAGVACDTYNLAAAEFGTLREDFQAVLDAAGHGKRVVPLPAGPAVAGLRLLERSRLSPVYGRLARKLLADSYVSIDKARERLGFRPRLSNRDAILRTYAWWREQRAAGAPAGSSGGATSRDAWRQGALSLAKVFF, encoded by the coding sequence ATGGCCCGCCGGGTCGTAGTCACCGGCAGCGCCGGGATGCTCGGCGGCCACCTGGCCCGCCGGCTCGTGCTCGACGGCCACGACGTGCTCGGGGTGGACGTGCGTCCCCAGCCCGACCCGCTGCTGGCGGCGGGTCACCGGACCGGCGACGTGCGCGACCTGCCGCTGATGACCGAGGCCATGGCCGGGGCGGACGCGGTGGTGCACTGCGCGGGCGCGCTGCCGAGCTACCCGGCCGAGCAGATCCACGACCTGATCGTCACGGGCACCGGCACGGTCCTGGAGGCCGGGCGGCGGGCCGGCGTGGAGCGGCTGGTGCACATCTCCTCCACCGCCGTGTACGGGCTGCCGTCGCTGGTGCCCACCCCCGAGGACCATCCGCGCGCGCCGGTCGACCCTTACACCAGGGCGAAGGCCGAGGCGGAGGAGCTGGCGGAGAGGTACCGGGCCGGCGGCATGTGCGTGCCCGTCCTTCGCCCCAAGACCTTCCTCGGGCCCGGCCGGATGGGCCTGTTCGCGATGCTCTTCGAGTGGGCCGAGGAGGGCCGCAACTTCCCGGTGCTCGGCCGCGGGGACAAGCGCATCCAGATGTTCGCGATCGAGGACCTGGTGGACGCGGTGGCCCTCGTGCTCGACGCGCCGGCCGGCGTCGCCTGTGACACCTACAACCTGGCCGCCGCCGAGTTCGGCACGCTGCGCGAGGACTTCCAGGCGGTGCTCGACGCGGCCGGCCACGGCAAGCGGGTCGTCCCGCTGCCCGCCGGTCCGGCTGTGGCCGGGCTCCGGCTGCTGGAGCGCAGCAGGCTGTCCCCCGTGTACGGGCGGCTGGCGCGCAAGCTGCTCGCCGACTCCTACGTCAGCATCGACAAGGCCCGTGAACGGCTCGGCTTCCGCCCGCGGCTGTCCAACCGGGACGCGATCCTGCGCACGTACGCGTGGTGGCGGGAACAGCGGGCGGCCGGCGCGCCCGCGGGTTCGAGCGGCGGGGCGACGAGCCGTGACGCGTGGCGGCAGGGCGCGCTGTCCCTGGCGAAGGTCTTCTTCTGA
- a CDS encoding UbiA prenyltransferase family protein has translation MRLVESADVPEIPQRPEAAHDRAVATRRRPVADLAALIRPSHAAKAILLVPVALIGPAPPSLAEVAGVFWATVAFMVASAAVYIGNDLADRHRDRLHPVKCARPIAAGRVGVLTAGACCAVLLAVLAAIVARSPAASWPVLVYLVLNVAYSRGLKHVPLVDVGVVAAGFVLRVLQGYEVTGDRVPAWLLITVFAMSLLLLIGKRRQELLEGGAAHRPALRGYSMELTNWLLQIASVLALVSGLMYLRDEGPFGPEHGQTAMMLSTPFALFALFRYLQLQLVHKQGGDPVRVLLGDRVMVANSVLWAAALGVTLVLVHL, from the coding sequence ATGCGCCTTGTCGAATCGGCAGACGTTCCAGAGATCCCGCAGCGCCCGGAAGCGGCGCACGACCGGGCCGTGGCGACCCGCAGGCGCCCGGTCGCCGACCTGGCCGCCCTGATCCGCCCGTCCCACGCGGCCAAGGCGATCCTGCTCGTGCCCGTGGCGCTCATCGGCCCGGCCCCGCCCAGCCTCGCCGAGGTGGCCGGGGTCTTCTGGGCCACGGTGGCGTTCATGGTCGCCTCCGCCGCCGTCTACATCGGCAACGACCTCGCCGACCGGCACCGCGACCGCCTCCATCCGGTCAAGTGCGCCCGCCCCATCGCGGCCGGCCGGGTGGGGGTGCTGACCGCGGGCGCCTGCTGCGCCGTCCTGCTGGCGGTGCTCGCGGCCATCGTCGCCCGGTCGCCCGCGGCCTCCTGGCCGGTGCTGGTGTACCTGGTGCTCAACGTCGCCTACAGCCGCGGGCTCAAGCACGTCCCGCTGGTCGACGTGGGGGTGGTCGCGGCCGGCTTCGTGCTGCGCGTCCTCCAGGGGTACGAGGTGACCGGGGACCGGGTGCCCGCCTGGCTGCTGATCACCGTGTTCGCGATGTCGCTGCTGCTGCTCATCGGCAAGCGCCGCCAGGAGCTGCTGGAGGGCGGGGCCGCGCACCGGCCCGCGCTGCGCGGCTACTCGATGGAGCTGACCAACTGGCTGTTGCAGATCGCCTCGGTGCTCGCCCTGGTCTCGGGCCTGATGTACCTGCGTGACGAGGGGCCGTTCGGCCCGGAGCACGGCCAGACGGCCATGATGTTGTCCACCCCGTTCGCGCTGTTCGCCCTCTTCCGCTACCTGCAGCTGCAGCTCGTGCACAAGCAGGGCGGCGACCCGGTGCGCGTGCTGCTGGGCGACCGCGTCATGGTCGCGAACTCGGTGTTGTGGGCCGCCGCCCTGGGCGTGACGCTCGTGCTGGTCCACCTGTGA
- a CDS encoding DUF2630 family protein yields the protein MDDQQILQRIHALVEEEHDLLSRRESAGAEQHARIAHLEETLDQCWDLLRRRRARQAAGLDPEGAEVAPVAQVEGYLQ from the coding sequence ATGGACGACCAGCAGATCCTCCAGCGCATTCACGCCCTCGTGGAGGAGGAGCACGACCTGCTCTCGCGGCGCGAGTCCGCCGGGGCGGAGCAGCATGCCCGGATCGCCCACCTGGAGGAGACGCTCGACCAGTGCTGGGACCTGCTGCGGCGCCGCCGCGCTCGCCAGGCGGCCGGCCTGGATCCTGAGGGGGCCGAGGTGGCGCCGGTTGCGCAGGTCGAGGGTTACCTGCAGTAG
- a CDS encoding AfsR/SARP family transcriptional regulator produces the protein MDVRLLGPVEVTSVDRGVPLGPPQRRAVLAALAIDAGRPVSLRTLTERVWDDPPDRAADSLYAHIARLRQALTVTGLAIERRDGGYTLEVDPDRVDAFRFRRLAKQAQLRARDDVARARLLGEAMELWRGTPLTGIPGEWAARMRYAIEQQYVGALVTWAQAHLRLGHPDLVVTELTPLVPRHPLAEPLASMLMRGLCALGRGAEAVALYARLRGYLADHLGVEPGPELRALHLRILRAGGTDPAPRPARLLAQVTG, from the coding sequence ATGGACGTCCGTTTACTGGGACCGGTCGAGGTGACCTCCGTTGATCGTGGTGTGCCACTGGGACCACCCCAGCGGCGCGCGGTGCTGGCCGCCCTGGCGATCGACGCCGGCCGTCCCGTCTCGCTGCGCACGCTGACCGAGCGGGTCTGGGACGACCCTCCGGACCGGGCGGCCGACTCGCTGTACGCCCACATCGCCCGCCTGCGGCAGGCGCTGACCGTGACGGGCCTGGCCATCGAACGCCGCGACGGCGGCTACACGCTGGAGGTGGACCCCGACCGGGTGGACGCCTTCCGGTTCCGGCGGCTCGCCAAGCAGGCGCAGCTCCGCGCCCGCGACGACGTCGCCAGGGCCCGGCTGCTGGGCGAGGCGATGGAGCTGTGGCGCGGCACGCCGCTCACCGGCATCCCCGGCGAGTGGGCCGCCCGCATGCGGTACGCCATCGAGCAGCAGTACGTCGGCGCCCTGGTCACCTGGGCCCAGGCGCACCTGCGCCTGGGCCACCCCGACCTGGTGGTCACCGAGCTGACCCCGCTGGTGCCGCGGCACCCGCTCGCGGAGCCGCTGGCGAGCATGCTGATGCGCGGCCTGTGCGCGCTGGGGCGCGGCGCGGAGGCGGTGGCCCTGTACGCCCGCCTGCGCGGCTACCTCGCCGACCATCTGGGCGTCGAGCCGGGCCCCGAGCTGCGCGCGCTGCACCTGCGGATCCTGCGGGCGGGCGGCACGGACCCGGCGCCCCGCCCCGCCCGGCTGCTCGCCCAGGTCACCGGCTGA
- a CDS encoding glycosyltransferase family A protein — translation MTTGPGPLVSVIVPNYNYAASLELCLRALQAQTYRPMELIVVDDGSTDDSAGVARRLGVRVIRTEQNQGPAAARNLGAAHAAGEILMFVDSDVAAYPDAAEVAVGLLAADPGLGVVSSIHDPEPLIRDSLVEEYRALQYHYWTVSSEGPVSFLFSALMAMPRRVFDEIGPFNPRLRETEEVDYGHRLTQRYEMLLTTAVRSRHDHDDRLVKLLRKLYRRGRARVPLYARRRRFARGFETSSRAGGSLAALAAVAAVPLVIPFGPAGAGVAGLALAVSLLADLGMYRFVLRRRGPLFLLYFGAVHFLVNVTIAAGVAAGVVRWLCSARFRRLYDPEVTIGISGQAAT, via the coding sequence ATGACCACCGGGCCAGGGCCTCTCGTGTCGGTGATCGTGCCCAACTACAACTACGCCGCCTCGCTGGAGCTGTGCCTGCGCGCCCTGCAGGCGCAGACGTACCGGCCGATGGAGCTGATCGTCGTGGACGACGGCAGCACCGACGACTCGGCCGGGGTCGCGCGGCGGCTCGGCGTGCGGGTGATCCGCACCGAGCAGAACCAGGGCCCGGCCGCCGCGCGGAACCTCGGCGCCGCCCACGCGGCCGGTGAGATCCTCATGTTCGTGGACTCCGACGTGGCCGCCTACCCCGACGCCGCCGAGGTGGCGGTCGGCCTGCTCGCCGCCGACCCGGGGCTCGGCGTGGTGTCCAGCATCCACGACCCCGAGCCGCTGATCCGCGACAGCCTCGTCGAGGAGTACCGGGCGCTGCAGTACCACTACTGGACGGTCAGCTCCGAGGGGCCCGTCTCGTTCCTGTTCTCGGCGCTGATGGCGATGCCGCGCCGCGTGTTCGACGAGATCGGGCCGTTCAACCCGCGCCTGCGCGAGACCGAGGAGGTCGACTACGGCCACCGGCTCACCCAGCGCTACGAGATGCTGCTCACCACCGCCGTGCGCTCGCGGCACGATCACGACGACCGGCTGGTCAAGCTGCTGCGCAAGCTGTACCGGCGGGGGCGCGCCAGGGTGCCGCTGTACGCGAGGCGGCGGCGCTTCGCCCGCGGGTTCGAGACCTCCAGCCGGGCCGGCGGCAGCCTCGCCGCGCTGGCGGCGGTGGCCGCGGTGCCCCTGGTGATCCCGTTCGGCCCGGCCGGCGCCGGGGTCGCGGGCCTGGCCCTGGCCGTGTCGCTGCTCGCCGACCTCGGCATGTACCGCTTCGTGCTGCGCAGGCGCGGGCCGCTGTTCCTGCTGTACTTCGGCGCCGTGCACTTCCTGGTGAACGTGACCATCGCCGCCGGGGTGGCGGCCGGGGTGGTGCGGTGGTTGTGCTCGGCGAGGTTCCGCCGGCTCTACGATCCCGAGGTGACCATAGGGATCTCAGGGCAGGCGGCCACGTGA
- a CDS encoding sulfotransferase family protein, which yields MQIIGTGFGRTGTLSLKTALERLGFGPCHHMVDVFAHPSQIRPWLAAATAREVDWDRLLVGYESCVDGPTSAYWRQLADHYPKAKVILTTRDPERWLASMQRTLFAQRRRIESLPGRAAVLLSTLLGTDLAAFVRMVDTTLDARTFATAADREPERAVKLFQEHTDRVVAAIPAGRLLVFDPADGWGPLCEFLEVPVPGEPYPRVNNSSDFTRSGLGRPLPLLLRRTRRRDSR from the coding sequence ATGCAGATCATCGGCACCGGCTTCGGCCGGACGGGAACGCTCTCGCTCAAGACGGCGCTGGAACGGCTCGGCTTCGGGCCGTGCCACCACATGGTGGACGTGTTCGCCCACCCGAGCCAGATCAGGCCCTGGCTGGCCGCGGCCACCGCCCGCGAGGTGGACTGGGACCGGCTGCTGGTCGGCTACGAGTCCTGCGTGGACGGCCCGACCTCCGCCTACTGGCGGCAGCTCGCCGACCACTACCCGAAGGCCAAGGTCATCCTCACCACGCGCGACCCGGAGCGCTGGCTGGCCAGCATGCAGCGCACCCTGTTCGCCCAGCGGCGGCGCATCGAGTCCCTGCCCGGCAGGGCCGCCGTCCTGCTGTCGACGCTGCTCGGCACCGACCTCGCCGCGTTCGTCAGGATGGTCGACACGACCCTCGACGCACGGACCTTCGCCACGGCGGCCGACCGGGAGCCCGAACGGGCCGTCAAGCTGTTCCAGGAGCACACGGACAGGGTGGTCGCCGCCATCCCCGCCGGGCGGCTGCTCGTCTTCGACCCCGCCGACGGCTGGGGCCCGCTGTGCGAGTTCCTCGAGGTCCCGGTCCCCGGCGAGCCGTACCCCCGGGTCAACAACTCCTCGGACTTCACCAGGAGCGGCCTCGGCCGGCCCCTGCCGCTGCTGCTCCGCCGGACCAGGCGAAGGGATTCCCGATGA